In Clostridium swellfunianum, a genomic segment contains:
- a CDS encoding nucleotidyl transferase AbiEii/AbiGii toxin family protein, producing MGRKASIFTHPFDYFTKHHIKSYAKEKDIIYKDNLESHIWIYELHSQIQKRCGDRVVLKGGASAQIHLPVNLQRLSNDIDCATDLSRRDLFDVMKDIRESYIKAKFYTSYEEYIPKSIRRDGRTIPMMTFIYDVPFVYQTKMRQRYPGMKLDFLFLDTKALHAVTLKSAETIGLKLKYNPICIDKYSTTSDKLLTLATHTLGLEANKLDALYKNIYDLSCLLKVVDDIESFKIIAERLKESIQHEIEVKNAHNVTTEDFFKDLLSSIFYLSLTNMSTEYNRILLNLAWFSQQTLPGETRSILSADLWSILSLHLYVWIYSLGNYILSKDYSRLIGIDVILSEYEYYITLFKKERRKYKAELKRRILEKEPSLNVDATGNPLRLMYLDYILTYCDIRLGY from the coding sequence TTGGGACGAAAAGCCTCCATATTTACTCACCCGTTTGATTATTTCACTAAACATCATATAAAGTCTTATGCCAAGGAAAAAGATATTATCTACAAAGATAATCTTGAATCTCATATTTGGATATACGAGCTTCATTCTCAAATTCAAAAACGCTGCGGGGATAGAGTTGTTTTAAAGGGCGGGGCCTCCGCCCAGATTCATCTACCAGTTAATCTCCAAAGACTTTCTAATGATATTGACTGTGCTACGGATCTTTCAAGAAGAGATTTATTTGATGTTATGAAGGATATTAGAGAATCCTATATTAAAGCAAAATTTTATACAAGCTATGAGGAATACATACCCAAATCTATTAGGAGAGATGGTAGGACTATCCCCATGATGACCTTTATATATGATGTGCCCTTTGTTTATCAAACTAAAATGCGCCAAAGGTACCCTGGAATGAAGCTAGATTTCTTATTTCTTGACACAAAAGCTCTTCATGCAGTTACCTTGAAATCTGCTGAAACTATTGGCTTAAAACTAAAATATAATCCTATATGTATAGACAAATATTCAACAACCAGTGATAAACTACTTACTCTAGCTACCCATACACTAGGACTTGAGGCCAATAAATTAGATGCACTTTATAAAAATATTTATGATTTATCCTGCCTCCTAAAGGTTGTTGATGATATTGAAAGCTTTAAAATCATTGCAGAGAGGCTTAAAGAAAGTATTCAACATGAAATTGAAGTTAAAAATGCTCACAATGTTACCACCGAGGATTTTTTTAAGGATTTGCTTAGTTCTATCTTTTATCTTTCATTAACAAATATGAGTACAGAATATAACCGAATTCTTCTTAACCTTGCATGGTTTAGCCAGCAGACTCTTCCTGGTGAAACTCGCTCAATACTTTCTGCAGATTTATGGAGTATACTTTCTCTACATTTATATGTATGGATTTATTCACTTGGGAACTATATACTGTCAAAAGATTACTCACGGCTTATTGGAATCGATGTTATATTATCTGAATATGAATATTATATTACATTATTTAAAAAAGAAAGACGCAAATACAAAGCTGAACTAAAAAGAAGAATCCTTGAAAAGGAACCATCTTTGAACGTTGACGCAACTGGTAATCCACTAAGATTGATGTATCTTGATTATATACTAACTTACTGTGATATTCGATTAGGCTATTAG
- a CDS encoding magnesium transporter CorA family protein has product MISIYKHLDESSTQLQKLDTVEPGCWINIIAPSDQELLLVSKKTGVPIEFLRAALDEEETSRIDIEGSNLLFVMDIPFSEMEENSLTYDTYPLAIIHTEKEIITVCLKNSKILSDFIESKVKSFFTFKRSRFILQILYKISTYYLLYLRQIDKKSLMIERRLHKSMKNKELIQLLSLEKSLVYFSTSLKSNEITLEKMLKLEIMQKYPEDTDVLEDVIIENKQAIEMANIYSNILSGTMDAFASIISNNLNIVMKFLASTTIVMAIPTMISGLFGMNVLVPWNEAATPYGFWYILATIVAASVVAIIVLKRKDLF; this is encoded by the coding sequence ATGATTTCAATTTACAAACATTTAGACGAATCATCCACACAGCTGCAAAAACTCGATACTGTTGAACCTGGCTGTTGGATTAATATAATTGCACCATCCGATCAAGAACTTTTACTTGTATCCAAGAAAACAGGAGTTCCTATAGAATTTTTAAGAGCTGCCCTTGACGAAGAAGAAACTTCACGTATTGATATTGAAGGAAGTAACCTGCTTTTTGTTATGGATATTCCATTCAGTGAAATGGAGGAAAATTCCTTGACCTATGATACATATCCATTAGCAATCATACATACAGAAAAAGAAATAATAACGGTATGCTTAAAAAATAGCAAAATACTTTCAGATTTTATTGAAAGTAAAGTTAAGTCGTTCTTTACCTTTAAACGTTCAAGATTCATTCTTCAAATCCTATATAAAATATCAACCTACTATCTTCTATATTTAAGACAGATAGACAAAAAGAGTTTAATGATTGAGAGAAGATTGCATAAGTCAATGAAAAACAAAGAACTTATTCAGCTATTATCTCTTGAAAAATCTCTAGTATATTTTTCAACCTCATTAAAGTCTAATGAAATTACACTCGAAAAAATGCTTAAGCTGGAAATAATGCAAAAGTATCCCGAAGATACAGATGTGCTTGAGGATGTTATTATAGAAAATAAACAAGCAATTGAGATGGCTAATATATACAGCAACATTTTAAGTGGAACAATGGATGCTTTTGCTTCGATTATTTCAAATAACTTGAATATAGTTATGAAATTTTTAGCATCTACAACAATAGTTATGGCTATACCTACCATGATAAGTGGTCTGTTTGGTATGAATGTACTTGTGCCTTGGAATGAAGCTGCAACTCCTTATGGGTTTTGGTATATACTAGCGACAATAGTAGCTGCTTCAGTTGTAGCTATTATAGTATTAAAAAGAAAAGACTTATTCTAA
- a CDS encoding M20 family peptidase, with amino-acid sequence MKQEMISYLHTIKDDIFNLSKYLYENPEESFYEYKACNYIVNMLKNNNFKVTEKYLDIPTAFYAEYGSGHPKICLICEYDAAVKEGHITGHNLISSISMGAALSISKVLDNFKNGTVIVLGCPGEFASGAKVTMAKQGTFNDIDSVLMVHPDIEYYETGTSMALLPIKIKYTSEGSHSCLDAAIFTFNALSSLKNNFDLNCSLDSINIKHCDSSSLYLKEAELSLYIKAPKMIQACKIEKKIKILCKATEDLTEVACEMSMHELPYDELIPNHALSRIFSHNLKEIGIIDTVEPKNIFTGLSLGTVSHLVPCLHHYLKITDDSSIKYGTLAFAKATISKFAEESVLKAAIALASTAIDLIEKEELLQEIKVEFYETIKNHQEKPCEA; translated from the coding sequence ATGAAACAAGAAATGATAAGCTATCTTCATACTATAAAAGACGATATATTTAACCTATCAAAATATCTTTATGAAAATCCCGAAGAAAGCTTTTATGAATATAAAGCCTGTAATTACATAGTCAATATGCTTAAAAACAATAATTTTAAAGTTACTGAAAAATACCTAGATATCCCGACTGCCTTTTACGCTGAATACGGAAGCGGTCATCCAAAGATTTGTCTTATTTGCGAGTATGATGCTGCTGTAAAGGAAGGTCATATTACAGGTCATAATTTAATTTCTTCAATATCCATGGGCGCAGCTTTATCTATTTCAAAGGTGTTAGATAACTTTAAAAATGGCACTGTGATTGTTCTAGGATGCCCAGGTGAGTTTGCAAGCGGGGCAAAGGTTACAATGGCAAAGCAAGGAACCTTTAATGATATTGATTCTGTTTTAATGGTTCACCCTGACATAGAATACTATGAAACCGGAACCTCAATGGCTCTTTTACCTATCAAAATAAAATATACAAGTGAAGGCTCTCATTCTTGTTTGGATGCGGCTATTTTTACTTTTAACGCTTTAAGCTCTTTAAAAAATAATTTTGACCTCAACTGCTCACTAGATAGCATAAATATTAAACATTGTGATTCCTCCAGTCTTTATTTAAAAGAAGCAGAATTATCTCTGTACATAAAAGCACCTAAAATGATTCAAGCTTGTAAAATTGAGAAGAAAATTAAAATACTATGTAAAGCTACAGAAGATTTAACTGAGGTAGCTTGTGAAATGTCAATGCATGAACTTCCGTATGATGAACTTATTCCCAACCATGCACTTTCAAGAATTTTCTCTCATAACCTTAAGGAAATTGGAATAATAGATACTGTAGAACCCAAAAATATTTTTACTGGATTAAGTCTTGGAACTGTAAGTCATCTTGTGCCCTGCCTTCACCATTACCTAAAAATTACAGATGATAGTTCTATAAAGTATGGTACTTTAGCCTTTGCCAAAGCAACAATCTCTAAATTTGCTGAGGAAAGCGTCTTAAAAGCTGCTATAGCACTTGCTAGCACTGCTATTGATTTGATTGAAAAAGAAGAACTTCTTCAAGAAATAAAGGTGGAATTTTACGAAACAATTAAAAATCACCAAGAAAAGCCTTGCGAAGCTTAA
- a CDS encoding sigma factor G inhibitor Gin produces the protein MKRHTCIICRKPLNSGIIVNGKRICKSCEERLINAEIGTDFYEYYKNCIKKTIVYTELKGEDSRCQNYHL, from the coding sequence ATGAAAAGACATACATGTATTATATGTAGAAAGCCTCTAAATAGTGGTATAATAGTGAACGGTAAAAGAATTTGTAAATCCTGCGAGGAAAGATTGATAAATGCAGAGATAGGTACAGATTTCTATGAATATTATAAGAACTGTATTAAAAAAACTATAGTTTATACAGAACTTAAGGGAGAGGATAGTCGGTGTCAAAACTACCACTTGTAG
- a CDS encoding aminotransferase class I/II-fold pyridoxal phosphate-dependent enzyme, with protein sequence MSKLPLVEGLLRYAEEGNVSFTMPGHKNGAGFLSTREGRKLYENLFKIDITEVDGVDNLHHPEGIIREAQQLLSKFYESRKSYFLVNGSTSGNLAMIFSSFNEGDKIIVERNCHRSIFNGIIMRKLKPIYIKNKISKRYNAPISIDMEHFSCLLEQHKDAKGIIVTYPNYYGICSDLKTIISCARKYNMMVLVDSAHGAHFGVNEKLPESAVKLGADMVVMSSHKTLSSFTQTAYLHVGDNADIEKVDFYVSSFLSTSPSYMLMASMDYARYYLEEYGVQAYEDLIERANKYRYKFREFDFLKVLESDKSSYFNIDLSRFVINVKEGLSGYKLLDYLKSRGIQCEMSDGSNVVLIFSTFNSEKDFEKLYNAIKECNLETLREEGISLMETYIPETKLLPFEVIERKKVRVSLEEACGRICASSVVPYPPGVPILNLGEIIDNTSLNMIKYYLDYGVTVLGIENRKITVVE encoded by the coding sequence GTGTCAAAACTACCACTTGTAGAAGGTCTGCTTAGATATGCAGAGGAAGGTAATGTTTCGTTTACAATGCCTGGACATAAGAATGGAGCAGGCTTCTTAAGCACAAGAGAGGGCCGAAAGCTATATGAAAACTTATTTAAAATTGACATAACGGAGGTAGATGGGGTAGATAATCTTCATCACCCTGAGGGTATTATTAGAGAAGCACAACAACTACTAAGCAAGTTTTATGAAAGCAGAAAGTCATATTTTTTAGTAAACGGAAGTACAAGCGGGAACCTTGCTATGATCTTTTCGAGCTTTAATGAAGGCGATAAAATAATAGTAGAAAGAAACTGCCATAGAAGTATTTTTAATGGAATAATAATGCGAAAACTAAAGCCTATATATATAAAGAATAAAATAAGTAAAAGATATAATGCTCCCATATCCATAGATATGGAGCATTTTTCATGCTTGCTTGAACAGCATAAAGATGCTAAAGGAATTATTGTAACGTATCCAAACTATTATGGAATATGTAGTGACTTAAAAACTATTATTTCTTGTGCCAGAAAATATAACATGATGGTCCTTGTAGATTCAGCACATGGAGCTCACTTCGGAGTAAATGAAAAATTACCAGAAAGTGCAGTTAAGCTTGGCGCTGATATGGTAGTAATGAGTTCTCATAAAACTCTTTCGAGTTTTACCCAAACTGCTTATCTTCATGTCGGAGATAATGCTGATATAGAGAAAGTAGATTTTTATGTGAGCAGCTTTTTAAGTACAAGTCCCTCTTATATGCTTATGGCTTCTATGGATTACGCTAGATACTATTTGGAGGAATATGGAGTACAAGCTTATGAAGATTTAATTGAAAGAGCAAACAAATACAGATATAAATTTAGAGAATTTGATTTTCTTAAGGTGTTGGAAAGTGATAAGAGTAGTTATTTTAATATAGACCTAAGTCGATTCGTTATTAACGTTAAAGAGGGCCTCAGTGGATATAAGCTTCTAGATTATCTAAAGAGCAGAGGAATTCAGTGTGAGATGAGCGATGGTTCAAATGTAGTACTTATATTTTCTACGTTTAATAGTGAAAAGGACTTTGAGAAGCTTTATAATGCTATTAAAGAATGCAATTTGGAAACATTAAGGGAAGAAGGTATTTCTTTAATGGAGACATATATACCAGAAACAAAACTACTACCTTTTGAAGTGATTGAAAGAAAGAAGGTGCGGGTAAGCTTAGAAGAAGCTTGTGGAAGAATTTGCGCCTCTTCTGTAGTTCCTTATCCACCAGGAGTTCCTATTTTAAATTTGGGAGAAATTATAGATAATACATCTCTTAATATGATAAAATACTATTTGGATTACGGAGTTACTGTACTTGGGATAGAAAACAGAAAAATAACAGTGGTGGAATGA
- the tmk gene encoding dTMP kinase produces MKKGLLITFEGPDGSGKTTQISLLRQYLSSKGLEVIYTREPGGTNISEKIRDIILDNKNSEMSDMCEALLYASSRAQLVHEVIKPALLDGKIVVMDRFVESSIVYQGIGRNLGVDKIRSINEAATEGLKPDITFMLTIPFEEGLERKSKQKVLDRLENGGDDFHRRVYDGYMSLLDSADFIKVVDANRAVENIHKDIVNIIEEMLK; encoded by the coding sequence ATGAAGAAAGGATTACTTATAACCTTCGAAGGTCCTGACGGCTCAGGAAAGACTACTCAGATATCTCTTCTTAGGCAATATTTATCAAGTAAAGGGTTAGAAGTTATATATACAAGGGAACCAGGCGGAACAAATATAAGCGAGAAAATTAGAGATATTATATTAGATAATAAGAATAGCGAAATGTCTGATATGTGTGAGGCCCTTTTATATGCTTCCTCAAGAGCTCAGCTAGTACATGAAGTTATAAAGCCTGCCCTTTTAGACGGGAAGATTGTAGTTATGGATAGGTTTGTCGAATCTTCCATTGTTTACCAAGGCATAGGAAGAAACCTTGGTGTAGATAAAATAAGAAGTATAAATGAGGCTGCAACAGAAGGCCTTAAACCAGATATAACCTTTATGCTGACAATACCTTTTGAAGAAGGTCTTGAAAGGAAATCAAAACAAAAGGTGTTAGATAGACTTGAAAATGGCGGAGATGATTTTCATAGAAGAGTTTATGATGGGTACATGAGTTTGTTGGATTCAGCTGACTTTATTAAGGTAGTTGACGCTAATAGAGCAGTGGAGAATATACATAAAGATATTGTGAATATAATTGAAGAAATGCTTAAATAA
- a CDS encoding alpha/beta-type small acid-soluble spore protein codes for MASRSNRVLVPEAKEGLNRFKMESAKEVGVNLKEGYNGDLTSREAGSIGGQMVKKMVEAYEKNL; via the coding sequence ATGGCAAGCAGAAGTAACAGAGTATTAGTACCAGAAGCAAAGGAAGGACTAAACAGATTTAAAATGGAAAGCGCTAAGGAAGTAGGCGTTAACCTAAAAGAAGGCTATAATGGAGATCTTACTTCTAGAGAAGCTGGGTCAATAGGCGGCCAAATGGTTAAGAAAATGGTTGAAGCTTACGAAAAGAATTTATAA
- a CDS encoding DUF1858 domain-containing protein: protein MEKVIDLNKSLLELTKEYPDIIEIMKELGFNQIVMPGMLNTVGRFMTITKGAASKGIDIDTVKMTFKAKGFKIKE, encoded by the coding sequence ATGGAGAAAGTAATTGATCTTAACAAAAGCTTGTTAGAGCTTACAAAAGAGTATCCTGATATTATTGAAATAATGAAAGAATTAGGATTTAATCAAATTGTAATGCCAGGCATGTTAAATACTGTAGGAAGATTTATGACTATAACAAAAGGAGCCGCAAGCAAGGGAATTGATATTGATACTGTCAAGATGACTTTTAAGGCTAAAGGGTTTAAGATAAAAGAATAA
- a CDS encoding cyclic-di-AMP receptor, with protein MKLIIAIVQDDDAGELIDVLNDEGFRVTKLATTGGFLKAGNTTLMIGVEVEKVDKVLGVIEEVCKTRDQVVTSPSPVAGSTGVYVPYPIEVEVGGATVFVVDVDKFIKI; from the coding sequence ATGAAACTTATAATAGCTATAGTGCAAGACGATGACGCAGGTGAACTTATTGACGTATTAAATGATGAGGGATTCAGAGTTACAAAGCTTGCTACCACCGGTGGATTTTTAAAGGCAGGAAATACAACGCTAATGATAGGTGTTGAGGTAGAAAAGGTTGATAAAGTTTTAGGTGTCATTGAAGAGGTATGTAAGACTAGAGATCAAGTCGTTACTTCACCTTCTCCAGTAGCAGGTTCTACAGGAGTATATGTACCTTACCCAATAGAAGTTGAAGTAGGTGGCGCAACAGTATTTGTTGTAGATGTAGATAAATTTATTAAAATATGA
- a CDS encoding DNA polymerase III subunit delta', producing MNFDRIIGHDNIKKQIEASIESGKFAHAHLIIGEDGIGKSLLARGIGLKLLGKTVDREYADLIEFRVPDNKQTIGIKYVVEEIIDEINKKPYEGDRKVIIIYDAHKMTTDAQNAFLKTIEEPPKGVFILLLCEKLESILETIRSRCQIHKLQRLNMNELQQFLNIKYAHLNSKEVKTITSFSDGIPGRAERFIEDDTFKEIRDTAIGVLLDIGTKSPREFLKYELFFTKHKNNWQEVLTWLLSYIRDVLVYKETGIEELIVNIDKANKIKDISSLFSFNRLNDIIEIVNETRQRLERNVNPSLTFSNMLLKFLDT from the coding sequence TTGAATTTTGATAGAATAATTGGTCATGATAATATAAAAAAACAGATAGAAGCCTCGATAGAATCTGGTAAATTTGCACACGCTCATCTTATTATAGGCGAAGATGGTATTGGAAAAAGTCTTCTAGCTAGGGGTATAGGACTAAAACTGCTTGGAAAAACTGTAGATAGAGAATATGCAGATTTAATAGAGTTTAGGGTGCCAGATAATAAACAGACAATTGGAATAAAATATGTGGTAGAAGAAATAATAGATGAAATAAATAAGAAGCCTTATGAAGGAGATAGAAAGGTTATTATAATTTATGATGCGCATAAAATGACTACTGATGCGCAAAATGCCTTTCTTAAAACTATAGAAGAACCACCAAAGGGCGTCTTTATTCTACTTCTTTGTGAAAAACTGGAGTCTATTCTTGAGACTATAAGGTCAAGGTGCCAAATTCATAAACTTCAAAGGCTTAACATGAATGAGCTTCAGCAATTTTTAAATATCAAATATGCTCATCTAAACTCAAAAGAAGTTAAGACTATAACTTCTTTTAGCGATGGAATACCTGGAAGAGCTGAAAGGTTTATTGAGGATGATACCTTTAAGGAGATTAGAGATACTGCCATAGGTGTTCTCTTAGATATAGGAACTAAGAGTCCAAGAGAGTTCTTGAAGTATGAACTTTTTTTTACAAAGCATAAAAACAATTGGCAAGAAGTTCTAACATGGCTTTTATCGTACATAAGAGATGTCTTAGTATATAAGGAAACAGGTATTGAAGAGCTTATAGTCAATATAGATAAAGCTAATAAGATAAAAGATATTTCTTCCTTGTTTTCTTTTAATAGATTAAATGATATTATAGAGATAGTAAATGAAACTAGGCAGAGGTTGGAACGAAATGTTAATCCATCACTGACCTTCAGCAATATGCTTTTAAAATTTTTAGATACATAG
- a CDS encoding PSP1 domain-containing protein, which translates to MINVAGIRFKKAGKIYYFDPGNLAINKGDNVIVETARGVEFGECVTGIKSISEEDVVSPLKSVIRKATEQDENQHKENKIKEKEAFNVCLEKIQEHNLVMKLIDVEYTFDNNKVIFYFTADGRVDFRELVKDLATIFRTRIELRQIGVRDESKMVGGLGPCGRPLCCSSFLGDFVPVSIKMAKEQNLSLNPTKISGICGRLMCCLNYEQDTYEYTRKRLPRVGAIVNTPDGKGEVVANSVVKELVKVKIKTRDGEETIREYNMDEVTLVSGGYEGTIDDQEIEIEIQDPEIDVKKIKELFKEN; encoded by the coding sequence ATGATAAACGTTGCAGGTATCCGCTTTAAAAAAGCAGGAAAGATATATTATTTTGACCCAGGTAATTTAGCAATAAATAAAGGTGACAATGTTATTGTTGAGACAGCTAGAGGTGTAGAATTTGGCGAGTGTGTTACAGGTATTAAGAGTATCAGTGAAGAGGATGTAGTATCTCCTCTTAAAAGCGTTATACGAAAGGCTACTGAGCAGGATGAAAATCAACATAAAGAAAACAAAATAAAAGAAAAGGAAGCTTTTAATGTATGCCTTGAAAAGATACAAGAGCATAACCTTGTTATGAAGCTTATAGATGTGGAATATACCTTTGACAACAATAAGGTTATATTTTATTTTACAGCAGATGGAAGAGTTGATTTCAGAGAACTTGTAAAGGATTTAGCTACAATTTTCAGAACTAGAATTGAGCTTAGGCAAATTGGCGTTCGTGATGAATCAAAAATGGTTGGTGGTCTTGGTCCTTGTGGCAGACCTCTTTGCTGTTCAAGTTTTTTAGGAGATTTCGTGCCTGTTTCTATCAAGATGGCGAAGGAACAAAATTTATCCTTAAATCCGACTAAGATTTCAGGTATATGCGGAAGGCTTATGTGCTGCTTAAATTACGAGCAGGATACTTACGAGTACACTAGAAAGAGACTTCCGAGAGTGGGTGCTATAGTAAATACACCAGACGGAAAGGGAGAAGTTGTTGCAAACAGTGTGGTTAAGGAGCTAGTCAAGGTGAAAATAAAGACTAGAGATGGAGAAGAAACCATAAGAGAATATAATATGGATGAAGTTACCTTAGTTTCTGGAGGCTATGAAGGAACTATTGATGATCAGGAAATTGAAATAGAGATTCAGGACCCTGAAATAGATGTGAAAAAAATAAAGGAATTATTTAAAGAAAACTAA
- a CDS encoding cation transporter: MKSVIRIANMRTLADVSTIREAISNNEGIIACQINREKQEVNVIYDSYFLNEDDLIQCLEDLGYTTI; the protein is encoded by the coding sequence ATGAAATCAGTAATCAGAATTGCTAATATGCGTACCTTAGCAGATGTTAGTACCATAAGAGAGGCTATATCTAATAATGAGGGGATTATAGCCTGCCAAATTAATAGAGAGAAGCAAGAAGTAAATGTTATTTACGACAGCTACTTCTTAAATGAAGATGACCTTATACAATGCCTAGAAGACTTAGGTTATACTACTATTTAA
- a CDS encoding DUF362 domain-containing protein, translating to MAYKITDSCISCGACAAECPVSCISEGDSIFVIDADSCIDCGNCANVCPVGAPVAE from the coding sequence ATGGCATACAAAATTACTGATTCTTGCATCAGCTGTGGAGCATGCGCTGCTGAGTGTCCAGTTAGCTGTATAAGCGAAGGAGATAGCATATTCGTAATTGATGCAGATAGCTGTATCGACTGTGGAAATTGTGCTAATGTTTGCCCAGTAGGAGCACCTGTTGCAGAATAA
- a CDS encoding DUF4867 family protein produces MTLNQLRRINKNIKIKGITNKSFVKYGRIVTGYDFTEMIKYVEKKTPIPEEGILCVNSVNSMELLDISKKISRTIFGEVDIQIGYLSGRNSKLNYLEYHKSNQILIAVTDLIVFIGRVQDIKEEQYDSSKAEIFFIPEGVAVELYSTALCSAPCKMEEKGFKSIIIQPKGTGSSLSEKNNEASLLYSKNKWIIAHSEAACYINNNNQLGLVGENMEVLINHESLT; encoded by the coding sequence ATGACCTTAAATCAGCTAAGGAGAATTAATAAGAATATAAAGATTAAAGGCATAACTAATAAGTCTTTTGTGAAATATGGAAGAATAGTTACCGGATATGATTTTACTGAAATGATAAAGTATGTAGAAAAGAAAACCCCAATACCAGAAGAAGGTATATTATGTGTTAATTCAGTAAACAGTATGGAGTTACTTGATATTTCAAAGAAGATTAGCCGCACTATTTTTGGAGAAGTAGATATACAAATAGGCTATCTCAGTGGAAGGAATTCAAAGCTTAATTATTTAGAATATCATAAATCTAATCAGATTCTTATTGCTGTTACAGATTTGATAGTTTTCATTGGGAGGGTTCAGGATATAAAAGAAGAACAATATGATAGCAGTAAGGCAGAAATTTTTTTTATACCAGAGGGAGTTGCTGTTGAGCTATATAGTACAGCACTGTGTTCTGCACCATGTAAAATGGAGGAAAAAGGGTTTAAGTCTATAATTATTCAACCTAAAGGTACTGGTAGTTCGCTTAGTGAAAAAAATAATGAAGCTTCCCTACTATATTCAAAAAATAAGTGGATTATTGCTCATTCAGAAGCAGCCTGCTATATAAATAATAATAACCAACTAGGGCTAGTGGGGGAAAATATGGAGGTGCTAATTAATCATGAATCGTTGACATAA
- a CDS encoding PTS sugar transporter subunit IIA: MFGFLKKNYKLVAPVDGKVVDLSQVPDQVFAEKMAGDGVAIETTGDTIVAPADGKVSMIFKTNHAFGITLSNGAEILVHIGLDTVALEGAGFERIAQEGQEVKAGDVIIKINREEITSKGYSLITPVLVTNPDIFKDIEGNIGAIVKAGNDEVLTYKAK; this comes from the coding sequence ATGTTTGGTTTTTTAAAGAAAAATTATAAGTTAGTTGCTCCAGTGGATGGAAAAGTAGTAGATCTTTCACAAGTCCCAGATCAAGTATTTGCAGAAAAGATGGCTGGAGACGGTGTTGCTATTGAGACCACAGGAGATACAATAGTTGCTCCTGCTGATGGTAAAGTAAGCATGATATTCAAGACTAATCATGCCTTTGGCATAACCTTAAGTAATGGAGCAGAGATATTAGTTCACATTGGCTTAGATACAGTTGCCCTTGAGGGAGCCGGATTTGAAAGAATTGCCCAGGAAGGTCAGGAAGTAAAAGCTGGAGATGTTATTATAAAGATAAATAGAGAAGAGATTACTTCAAAAGGGTATTCATTAATAACTCCTGTATTAGTAACTAATCCAGATATATTTAAAGATATAGAAGGAAACATTGGTGCTATTGTTAAAGCAGGAAATGATGAAGTTTTAACTTACAAAGCCAAATAA